From a single Paludibacter jiangxiensis genomic region:
- a CDS encoding asparagine synthase-related protein produces MGFIFGIVNLKGGAINPENVRKLGKAVQWNDFESKIEINSSYGWGYCWNKKRTPKAGIYTSERVAVLCDARIYNSEEFKQSFEFEQPEEAFAKAYLTWGAGFADKFNGDFAAVIIDFQQQKVLLVRDHIGVRPLTYSVKEDLLIFASHEFGIAKSNLANNTLSEEALVRNFNLHKRKKYKLTVFEHIKKIIPGYVTNITTGKIVNTKYWWPEKIRTNRGLTFEMAVSCLRKSLMKSVQVRMEQGTIGAHVSGGIDSSGVAAILADNIDNKARMKGYSWSPESKDGDIDGLNEKELVDEFAEQKGIEVAYLSYKDSANIDDFILPEFEQMPIEIHTMRQACNDDISTLFSGWGGDEFVSLSLRGSINHIVFRLKLLTLFRWIKRWGLKATIGRVRGEILPSIVPFRLSEMAVYKQNGCKFFQSHFVIKHWRAFFFHTEKNIYGFGDRKGFMFRLLYRYHLPQRMDSWALFGERYGIEYKFPLLDKDLLEFWMTIPIKYTIEQMYPRLLYREALRGILVDSVRLRQGKEEAVFYKNCVDRDIRIKKMLEKSPNLYTTSSFLSFFNANEFYKCTVKEPEDMKAFIVGMYDIRFFLRYKGLVEKYVATNPYCMKKHKQNSDSENL; encoded by the coding sequence ATGGGTTTTATTTTTGGTATTGTAAATTTGAAGGGCGGTGCTATCAACCCGGAGAACGTCCGGAAGTTGGGAAAAGCAGTCCAGTGGAATGATTTTGAGAGCAAGATCGAAATAAATAGTTCGTACGGTTGGGGATATTGTTGGAACAAGAAGCGAACGCCGAAAGCTGGAATTTATACCAGCGAACGAGTTGCCGTGTTATGTGATGCCCGTATCTATAACAGTGAAGAATTTAAGCAGTCGTTTGAATTTGAACAACCGGAAGAAGCCTTTGCAAAAGCTTACCTGACATGGGGTGCTGGTTTTGCCGATAAATTCAATGGCGATTTTGCTGCCGTGATTATTGATTTTCAACAGCAGAAAGTCCTTTTGGTGCGTGACCATATTGGCGTACGTCCACTGACTTATAGCGTCAAAGAAGATTTATTAATATTTGCTTCTCATGAGTTTGGTATTGCAAAATCAAATCTGGCTAATAATACTTTATCTGAAGAAGCTTTAGTGAGAAATTTTAATTTACATAAAAGGAAAAAATATAAACTCACAGTTTTTGAGCACATCAAAAAAATTATTCCCGGATATGTGACAAATATAACTACAGGTAAGATAGTAAATACGAAATATTGGTGGCCAGAGAAAATAAGGACAAATAGGGGTCTTACTTTTGAGATGGCTGTGTCTTGTCTGCGGAAGTCTTTGATGAAATCAGTTCAGGTTCGAATGGAACAGGGAACAATTGGAGCTCATGTCAGTGGTGGAATAGATTCATCCGGGGTGGCTGCTATCCTTGCAGACAACATTGATAACAAAGCACGAATGAAAGGGTATTCCTGGTCTCCTGAATCAAAAGATGGAGATATCGATGGCTTGAACGAAAAAGAACTGGTGGATGAGTTTGCAGAGCAAAAAGGGATAGAGGTTGCCTATTTATCATACAAAGATTCGGCTAATATTGATGATTTTATTTTGCCTGAGTTTGAACAGATGCCTATTGAAATCCACACAATGCGTCAAGCTTGCAACGATGATATCAGTACGCTTTTCAGTGGATGGGGTGGAGATGAATTTGTGTCGTTAAGTTTGAGAGGATCCATTAATCATATTGTTTTTCGATTGAAATTATTGACTCTTTTCCGCTGGATTAAACGTTGGGGCTTAAAAGCGACAATAGGCAGAGTTCGTGGTGAAATATTACCTTCTATAGTTCCTTTTAGATTGTCGGAGATGGCAGTTTATAAACAAAATGGATGTAAATTTTTTCAGTCACACTTTGTAATAAAACACTGGAGAGCATTCTTTTTTCATACGGAAAAAAATATTTATGGGTTTGGAGATAGAAAAGGTTTCATGTTCAGACTTCTTTATCGATATCATCTTCCACAGAGAATGGATTCATGGGCTTTATTTGGTGAAAGGTATGGAATCGAGTATAAGTTTCCGCTTTTGGATAAAGATTTATTAGAATTTTGGATGACAATTCCAATTAAATATACGATCGAACAGATGTATCCCAGGCTTTTATATAGAGAGGCACTGAGAGGCATATTGGTTGACTCTGTTAGGTTAAGGCAAGGAAAAGAAGAAGCTGTGTTTTATAAAAACTGTGTAGATCGAGATATCCGCATAAAGAAAATGTTGGAAAAAAGTCCGAATTTATATACGACTTCGTCATTTTTGAGTTTTTTTAATGCGAATGAATTTTATAAATGCACAGTTAAAGAACCAGAAGATATGAAAGCATTTATTGTGGGAATGTATGATATCCGTTTCTTCCTCAGGTATAAAGGTTTGGTGGAAAAATATGTTGCTACCAATCCATACTGTATGAAGAAACATAAGCAGAATAGCGATTCGGAAAATTTGTGA
- a CDS encoding Ig-like domain-containing protein, giving the protein MFGQTHVEAGLSAVALKQNTAFSFSPLSTRRTNVSEANHDPVASAASVTTLENTPVNGSVTATDADGDVLTFSKVSDPAHGSVVVNADGTFTYTPYLDYSGSDSFVVGVTDGNGGSATATVNVTVNHVNQVPVITIRQTTMEDSPIYDSVSASDDDGDNMTFSKGISPLHGALIVNSNGDYLYTPDKDFNGKDSFTITVNDGNGGISTVKIVVTVLPVNDDPVLTATPVTTQEDTPVNGSVTATDVDGDVLTITKDSDPLHGTVVFNPDGTYAYTPAQDYYGDDSFTVSVSDGNGGTATATVTITITSVNDAPVITATPVTTPEDTPVNGTATATDVDGDVLTFALGTAPAHGTAVVNSDGSYSYSPAKDYNGDDSFTIIVSDGNGGTATATVTVTITPVNDDPVLTATPITTPEDIPVNGSVTATDVDGDVLTITKDSDPIHGMVVFNPDGTYTYTPAQDYHGDDSFTVSVSDGNGGTVTATVTVTITSVNDNPVLTAPSVTTDEDTSVNGSVTATDVDGDVLTITKDSDPLHGTVVFNSDGTYTYTPAQDYHGADSFTVNVSDGNGGTATGTVSITVISVNDDPVITVTPVTTQEDTPVNGTATATDVDGDALTFSKGSDPSHGTVDVHSDGTYTYTPVKDYNGDDSFTISVSDGNGGVASATVTVTITPVNDAPVLSDTPVTTQEDTPLNGSVTATDVDGDALTYSKDSDPSHGTLVFNSDGTYTYTPAQDYHGADSFTVSVSDGNGGTATGTVSITVISVNDDPVITVTPVTTPEDTPVNGTATATDVDGDVLTFAVGTAPSHGTVDVHSDGTYTYTPVKDYNGDDSFTISVSDGNGGVASATVTVTITPVNDAPVLSDTPVTTQEDTPLNGSVTATDVDGDALTYSKDSDPSHGTLVFNSDGTYTYTPATDYHGDDSFTVSVSDGNGGTATGTVSITVISVNDDPVITVTPVTTQEDTPVSGTVTATDVDGDALTFSKGSDPSHGTVDVHSDGSYTYTPAKDYNGDDSFMISVSDGNGGTATGTVTVTITPVNDDPVLAATLVTTQEDIPLNASVIATDVDGDALTYSKDSDPSHGTLVFNSDGTYTYTPATDYHGDDSFTVSVSDGNGGTATGTVSITVISVNDDPVITVTPVTTQEDTPVSGTATATDVDGDALTFSKGSDPSHGTVDVHSDGSYTYTPAKDYNGDDTFMISVSDGNGGVASGTVTVTITPVNDDPVTTLLSVSTPEDTPLVSTVMAGATDVDGDVLTVTGFTMDGTNYLPGTAVVISGKGTFILNANGDFTLTPDKDYNGAVPSVTYTVVDGNGGTAVGTLNLTVIAVNDDPVITVTPVTTQEDTPVNGTATATDVDGDALTFSKGSDPVHGTVDVHSDGSYTYTPAKDYNGDDNFTISVSDGNGGTASATVTVTITPVNDAPVLIATPVTTQEDIPLNGSVTATDVDGDALTFSKDSDPSHGTLVFNSDGTYTYTPATDYHGDDSFTVSVSDGNGGTATGTVSITVISVNDDPVITVTPVTTQEDTSVNGTATATDVDGDALTFSKGSDPSHGTVDVHSDGSYVYTPAKDYNGDDNFTISVSDGNGGAASATVTVIITPVNDAPVLTATPVTTQEDIPANGNVTATDVDGDALIFTKDSDPLHGTVVFNTDGTYTYTPATDYHGADSFMVSVSDGNGGTATATVLITIVSVNDDPVITVTPVTTQEDTSVTGTATATDVDGDVLSFAVGIASSHGTVTVNPDGTYTYIPAKDYNGNDSFTVTVSDGNGGTATATVTVTITSVNDVPVAKDDAVSVVECTSVSGTVAGNDTPSGDGGNVWSVNKNPSHGTVTLNADGTYIYIPTPNYHGTDTFVYTLTDVDGDQSTATMSITVTPLSEKLLIIKQSTKPQQTSDGSFIWKYTISLTNLQNIIVDNIQVEDDLSKVFTHGESFKVTNITASGNLKANGLYDGLNSMSTLLSGSYLAPLSKDSIVIEVQVYSHNFIGNVYNQALFEGFSNSTGQIKDAQSDDPLNTEASPSSPRTTITFIPEVELHIPEGFSPNKDMYNDTFEIVHSGNVTLEVEVFNRWGNRVYRSTDYHDDWDGKGADNLLGKDLPEGTYFYIVTTTNKKTSEVKKIKGSVTLRR; this is encoded by the coding sequence ATGTTTGGGCAAACGCATGTAGAGGCCGGCTTATCGGCTGTTGCTTTGAAACAAAATACCGCTTTTTCGTTTTCTCCACTTTCTACTCGAAGAACCAATGTATCAGAAGCAAACCATGATCCTGTAGCTTCGGCAGCTTCTGTTACTACTCTCGAAAATACTCCGGTTAACGGTAGTGTCACCGCTACGGATGCTGATGGCGATGTGCTGACATTCTCAAAAGTCAGTGATCCGGCACACGGTAGCGTAGTGGTAAATGCAGATGGTACTTTTACATATACCCCCTATCTCGATTATTCAGGATCTGATAGTTTTGTCGTGGGAGTAACCGATGGCAATGGCGGATCTGCTACTGCAACAGTAAACGTAACTGTAAATCATGTAAATCAAGTACCTGTAATTACTATCAGGCAAACGACCATGGAAGATAGTCCGATATATGATAGCGTTAGCGCTTCGGATGATGATGGTGATAATATGACTTTTAGTAAGGGTATTAGTCCTTTACATGGAGCACTTATAGTGAACTCTAATGGAGATTACCTTTATACTCCGGATAAAGATTTTAATGGAAAAGATAGTTTTACTATTACAGTCAATGATGGTAACGGGGGTATCTCAACCGTAAAAATTGTTGTGACGGTTCTTCCGGTGAACGACGATCCTGTTCTGACTGCAACACCAGTCACGACGCAGGAAGATACGCCTGTTAACGGTAGCGTAACCGCGACGGATGTAGATGGAGATGTGTTGACCATCACAAAAGATAGTGATCCTTTACATGGTACTGTAGTATTTAATCCTGATGGGACATACGCGTACACTCCGGCGCAGGATTATTATGGTGATGATAGTTTCACGGTAAGCGTTAGCGATGGTAATGGAGGTACGGCTACCGCAACGGTTACAATTACTATTACATCGGTAAATGATGCACCTGTTATTACCGCAACACCAGTTACGACACCAGAAGACACTCCTGTAAACGGAACTGCCACTGCAACCGATGTGGATGGAGATGTATTGACCTTTGCACTAGGAACAGCTCCTGCTCATGGAACGGCGGTGGTAAATTCAGATGGCTCTTATTCTTATTCTCCGGCAAAAGATTATAACGGAGACGATAGTTTTACGATTATTGTTAGCGATGGCAACGGTGGAACAGCTACAGCAACGGTAACAGTTACTATTACTCCGGTAAATGACGATCCGGTCCTCACAGCGACGCCAATCACAACACCGGAAGATATTCCTGTTAACGGCAGCGTAACGGCTACAGACGTAGATGGCGATGTGTTGACCATCACAAAAGATAGCGATCCTATTCATGGTATGGTGGTTTTTAACCCAGATGGAACATATACGTATACTCCGGCACAAGATTATCATGGCGATGATAGCTTCACGGTAAGTGTAAGCGATGGAAACGGAGGTACCGTCACCGCCACGGTAACAGTCACTATTACTTCGGTAAATGATAATCCGGTTCTTACAGCACCATCAGTAACCACAGACGAAGATACCTCTGTTAACGGCAGCGTAACGGCTACAGACGTAGATGGAGATGTGTTGACTATCACAAAAGATAGTGATCCTTTACATGGTACAGTAGTATTTAATTCCGACGGCACATATACCTACACCCCGGCGCAGGATTATCATGGCGCCGACAGTTTTACGGTCAATGTCAGTGATGGAAATGGAGGTACTGCAACCGGAACGGTTTCGATAACAGTAATCTCAGTAAATGACGATCCGGTTATTACGGTAACACCGGTTACGACGCAGGAGGATACCCCTGTAAATGGTACCGCTACTGCTACGGATGTGGATGGAGACGCGTTGACCTTCTCCAAAGGAAGTGATCCATCTCATGGAACGGTAGATGTTCATTCAGATGGAACATACACGTACACTCCGGTAAAAGATTATAACGGGGACGACAGCTTTACGATCAGCGTTAGTGATGGAAATGGAGGCGTAGCTTCTGCCACCGTTACAGTTACTATTACTCCGGTGAATGACGCACCGGTTCTTTCGGATACACCGGTTACGACGCAGGAAGATACACCTTTGAATGGTAGTGTAACCGCTACCGATGTAGATGGAGATGCCCTCACCTACTCGAAAGACAGCGATCCATCACATGGTACTTTGGTATTTAATTCTGACGGCACATATACCTACACTCCGGCGCAGGATTATCATGGCGCCGACAGTTTCACAGTAAGCGTTAGCGATGGCAACGGAGGTACTGCTACCGGAACGGTTTCGATAACAGTAATTTCAGTAAATGACGATCCGGTCATTACGGTAACACCAGTCACAACACCGGAAGATACCCCAGTAAATGGAACCGCCACAGCAACCGATGTGGATGGCGATGTATTGACCTTTGCCGTAGGGACAGCACCATCTCATGGAACGGTAGATGTTCATTCAGATGGAACATACACGTACACTCCGGTAAAAGATTATAACGGGGACGACAGCTTTACGATCAGCGTTAGTGATGGAAATGGAGGCGTAGCTTCTGCCACCGTTACAGTTACTATTACTCCGGTGAATGACGCACCGGTTCTTTCGGATACACCGGTTACGACGCAGGAAGATACACCTTTGAATGGCAGTGTAACCGCTACCGATGTAGATGGAGATGCCCTCACCTACTCGAAAGACAGCGATCCATCACATGGTACTTTGGTATTTAATTCTGACGGCACATACACTTACACCCCTGCAACGGATTATCATGGCGACGATAGTTTCACTGTGAGTGTCAGTGATGGCAATGGAGGTACTGCTACCGGAACGGTTTCGATAACAGTAATCTCAGTAAATGACGATCCGGTCATTACGGTAACACCGGTTACGACGCAGGAGGATACCCCTGTAAGTGGCACTGTCACTGCAACCGATGTGGATGGAGACGCATTGACTTTCTCCAAAGGAAGTGATCCATCACATGGAACGGTAGATGTCCACTCAGATGGCTCTTATACTTATACCCCTGCAAAAGATTATAACGGCGACGACAGTTTTATGATCAGTGTTAGCGATGGGAACGGAGGCACCGCCACCGGCACTGTTACGGTTACTATTACTCCGGTAAATGATGATCCTGTTCTTGCTGCAACACTGGTTACCACTCAGGAAGATATACCTTTGAATGCCAGTGTAATCGCTACCGATGTAGACGGAGATGCCCTCACCTACTCGAAAGACAGTGATCCATCACATGGTACTTTAGTATTTAATTCTGACGGCACATATACTTACACCCCAGCGACGGATTATCATGGCGACGACAGTTTTACGGTAAGTGTTAGTGATGGCAATGGAGGTACTGCCACCGGAACGGTTTCGATAACAGTAATCTCTGTAAATGACGATCCGGTTATTACGGTAACACCGGTTACGACGCAGGAGGATACCCCTGTAAGTGGCACCGCTACAGCAACCGATGTGGATGGAGACGCACTGACCTTCTCTAAAGGAAGTGATCCATCACATGGAACGGTAGATGTCCATTCAGATGGCTCTTATACTTATACTCCTGCAAAAGATTATAACGGTGACGATACCTTTATGATCAGTGTTAGCGATGGGAATGGAGGCGTAGCTTCTGGCACCGTTACGGTTACTATTACTCCGGTAAATGATGATCCGGTAACTACGCTGTTGTCAGTGTCCACACCTGAAGATACTCCATTGGTGAGCACAGTCATGGCGGGCGCAACCGATGTCGACGGGGATGTTCTTACGGTTACCGGCTTTACCATGGATGGGACAAATTATTTGCCAGGAACGGCAGTGGTTATTTCGGGGAAAGGTACATTTATCTTAAATGCCAACGGAGATTTTACTCTTACTCCCGATAAAGATTATAATGGCGCTGTGCCTTCAGTTACTTATACAGTGGTTGATGGGAACGGAGGTACTGCGGTCGGAACTCTAAATCTTACCGTTATTGCGGTAAATGACGATCCTGTCATTACGGTAACACCGGTTACAACACAGGAGGATACCCCTGTAAATGGCACCGCTACAGCAACCGATGTGGATGGAGACGCATTGACCTTCTCCAAAGGAAGTGATCCTGTACATGGAACGGTAGATGTCCACTCAGATGGCTCTTATACTTATACTCCGGCAAAAGATTATAACGGTGACGATAACTTTACGATCAGTGTTAGTGATGGGAATGGAGGCACTGCATCAGCCACCGTTACAGTTACTATAACTCCGGTGAATGACGCCCCGGTTCTTATCGCAACACCGGTTACTACGCAGGAAGACATACCTTTGAATGGCAGTGTAACTGCTACGGATGTAGATGGGGATGCCCTCACTTTCTCGAAAGACAGTGATCCATCACATGGTACTTTGGTATTTAATTCTGACGGTACATATACCTACACCCCGGCAACGGATTATCATGGAGACGACAGTTTCACGGTAAGTGTTAGCGATGGGAACGGAGGCACTGCTACCGGGACGGTTTCGATAACAGTAATCTCAGTAAATGACGATCCTGTTATTACGGTAACGCCGGTTACGACGCAGGAGGATACCTCAGTAAATGGTACTGCTACAGCAACAGATGTGGATGGAGACGCATTGACCTTCTCCAAAGGAAGTGATCCTTCTCATGGAACGGTAGATGTTCATTCAGATGGTTCTTATGTTTATACTCCGGCAAAAGATTATAACGGAGACGATAACTTTACGATCAGTGTTAGTGATGGGAATGGAGGCGCAGCTTCCGCCACTGTTACAGTTATTATAACTCCGGTAAATGATGCTCCGGTTCTTACTGCAACACCGGTCACGACGCAGGAAGATATTCCGGCAAATGGCAATGTGACCGCTACGGACGTAGACGGGGATGCGTTGATTTTTACAAAAGACAGCGATCCTTTACATGGAACTGTAGTATTTAATACCGACGGTACATATACCTACACCCCTGCAACGGATTATCATGGCGCCGACAGTTTTATGGTAAGTGTTAGCGATGGGAACGGAGGGACTGCTACTGCAACTGTTTTGATAACGATTGTTTCGGTAAATGACGATCCTGTTATTACGGTAACGCCGGTTACGACGCAGGAGGATACTTCAGTAACTGGTACCGCTACTGCAACCGATGTGGATGGTGATGTGCTGTCCTTTGCCGTAGGAATAGCATCATCTCATGGAACGGTAACTGTCAATCCGGATGGAACTTATACCTATATTCCGGCAAAAGATTATAATGGAAATGATAGTTTTACGGTTACAGTTAGCGATGGAAACGGAGGCACAGCTACCGCCACCGTTACGGTTACTATTACATCAGTGAATGATGTTCCCGTTGCTAAGGACGATGCGGTGAGTGTCGTAGAATGTACATCTGTGTCGGGAACTGTGGCCGGGAATGATACTCCTAGTGGAGATGGAGGTAATGTCTGGAGTGTGAACAAAAATCCGTCACATGGAACGGTAACTCTGAATGCGGATGGAACATATATTTATATTCCAACACCTAACTATCACGGAACGGATACGTTTGTATATACGCTGACGGATGTAGACGGCGACCAGTCGACAGCTACGATGTCGATCACAGTTACTCCATTATCTGAAAAACTTTTGATTATAAAGCAATCCACTAAGCCCCAACAGACCAGTGATGGGTCGTTTATCTGGAAGTATACTATCTCACTGACCAATCTTCAAAATATCATCGTGGATAATATTCAGGTGGAAGATGACCTTTCAAAAGTCTTTACTCATGGAGAAAGCTTCAAGGTGACAAATATTACGGCATCCGGTAATTTAAAGGCTAATGGCCTGTATGATGGGTTAAATTCAATGTCTACGCTATTGTCCGGTAGTTATCTTGCTCCGTTATCTAAAGATTCGATTGTTATAGAAGTACAGGTATATTCTCATAATTTCATAGGTAACGTATATAATCAGGCTTTGTTTGAAGGCTTTTCAAATAGTACGGGTCAAATAAAGGATGCCCAGTCGGACGATCCATTAAATACTGAGGCGAGCCCGAGCAGTCCGCGTACGACAATTACTTTCATACCTGAAGTAGAACTGCATATTCCGGAAGGCTTTTCACCGAACAAAGACATGTATAATGATACTTTTGAGATTGTTCATTCGGGCAACGTCACTCTGGAAGTCGAGGTGTTTAACCGTTGGGGTAACAGGGTTTATCGCAGTACGGACTACCATGACGATTGGGATGGCAAGGGTGCGGATAATCTTTTGGGAAAAGATCTTCCGGAAGGTACCTACTTTTACATTGTGACAACGACAAATAAAAAGACCTCGGAGGTTAAGAAAATCAAAGGATCTGTTACGCTACGTCGTTAA
- a CDS encoding ATP-binding cassette domain-containing protein yields MQNSRQILHSFSYFYRNRPLRLVGVFILTLLLGLNQGISIVMLIPLLSMLDKSSPASSHNQVADWMKGIGEKWNISFSLEFILICFVILLLIIALLGYLKSKWQSEYEQQFIHTLRSRLFRKIVLSDWQHLTGKSRHTHIQILSSEIPKLSVYYFALMNLITSLILIGANIALSFLVSVKFTFLVLLVGGICFLILKKFILRSLSLGGLNIGIFRQMSKQIDDFWTMVKQAKVHNAEAFYYQKYSEMNARMFSLQQKQNKNRALSQFVFTITGIIGLVVIIYTGYRVDSMPLTSIFVLILLFGRLFPLFTSCNNYLDMMATNLQSVNLVIATDNELEDKFFGELSVPPANGLSGNIRFEDITFAYRSGTPVFEKMRLEIPNCAITGIIGQSGKGKTTLLDLLTGLLQPTEGVILVGENQLQKDESANWRQHVGYLTQDVCFVDGTIRENLVWDTPYKVTDAQIMEMLSKVNALDIVLREKEGLSAKITNFQYHFSGGERQRLALARILLRFPKLLLLDEATSALDKKTEGHIMHCLSVLKKEITIVFVTHRESLMPYFDQIIDLDALVVKSVKSIN; encoded by the coding sequence ATGCAAAATAGCCGCCAGATTTTACATAGTTTCAGCTATTTTTACCGCAACAGACCTCTTCGGCTGGTTGGCGTTTTTATCCTTACTTTGCTGTTGGGACTGAATCAGGGCATATCCATTGTAATGCTTATTCCGTTGTTGAGCATGCTAGATAAAAGCTCACCGGCTTCTTCTCACAATCAGGTGGCAGACTGGATGAAAGGGATCGGCGAAAAATGGAATATCTCATTTTCGCTGGAGTTTATATTGATATGCTTTGTTATATTGCTCTTAATCATAGCTCTGCTCGGTTATTTGAAATCGAAGTGGCAATCGGAATACGAACAACAGTTTATCCATACGCTTCGTAGCCGGTTGTTCAGAAAAATCGTCTTGTCCGATTGGCAGCATCTAACCGGTAAAAGCCGGCATACCCACATTCAAATTCTCTCTTCAGAGATACCGAAGTTATCGGTCTATTATTTTGCCCTGATGAATTTAATCACTTCCCTGATATTAATCGGAGCAAATATTGCGCTTTCGTTTCTGGTTTCGGTTAAGTTCACGTTCTTGGTGTTGCTTGTGGGTGGAATTTGCTTCCTTATCCTCAAGAAATTCATTTTGCGCTCGCTTTCGTTAGGTGGCTTGAATATTGGGATTTTTCGTCAGATGTCGAAACAAATTGACGATTTCTGGACGATGGTGAAACAAGCCAAAGTGCATAATGCAGAAGCATTTTATTACCAGAAATACAGCGAAATGAACGCCCGCATGTTTTCGTTACAGCAAAAGCAAAATAAAAACAGAGCACTGTCTCAGTTTGTTTTCACCATCACAGGTATTATTGGTCTTGTTGTCATTATTTATACCGGATACAGGGTCGATTCAATGCCCCTCACTTCAATTTTTGTGCTGATCCTGTTGTTTGGCAGGCTATTCCCGCTGTTTACAAGTTGCAATAATTATCTGGATATGATGGCGACTAATCTTCAGTCGGTTAATCTGGTGATTGCAACAGATAATGAATTGGAAGATAAGTTCTTTGGAGAATTGTCTGTGCCACCGGCTAATGGCTTGAGCGGTAATATCCGATTTGAAGACATAACATTCGCATATCGTTCCGGCACTCCTGTTTTTGAAAAAATGCGACTAGAAATTCCCAATTGTGCCATTACGGGTATTATAGGGCAATCGGGGAAAGGGAAAACTACTTTGCTTGACCTTCTTACCGGGCTTTTGCAACCAACGGAGGGCGTAATTCTGGTTGGAGAAAATCAGCTTCAAAAAGATGAATCGGCCAACTGGAGGCAGCATGTTGGCTATTTGACCCAGGATGTTTGCTTTGTAGACGGAACTATCCGTGAAAATCTGGTGTGGGATACTCCGTATAAAGTTACTGACGCGCAAATAATGGAGATGCTGTCCAAAGTAAATGCCCTTGATATTGTTTTACGCGAAAAAGAGGGACTTTCTGCTAAAATAACCAATTTTCAATACCATTTTTCGGGAGGAGAAAGGCAACGTTTAGCGCTTGCACGTATACTGTTGAGGTTCCCTAAACTGCTTCTGCTGGATGAGGCGACTTCTGCCCTTGATAAAAAGACAGAAGGCCACATTATGCATTGTTTAAGTGTTTTAAAGAAAGAAATAACGATTGTGTTTGTGACACACAGGGAGAGCTTAATGCCTTATTTTGACCAGATAATTGATCTTGATGCCCTTGTGGTAAAGTCTGTAAAGAGCATAAACTGA
- a CDS encoding nucleotidyltransferase domain-containing protein, protein MISETFTRERLHDRHRLSHQQIDGLLGENRSREFLAEKMQVLNKIRYFIQIVDLLQQNQIGFICLKGPVLSQQLYGNPSLRLSHDVDILLTDRSDMTKVNSLLTEHDYVGVDNLSWPEELSRQKILMDCVHHLAYEHKANQFMVEIHWSVSEPFPLKAKIFRQIAENNRQQIAFGGREVAVFAPELNLLYLVIHGSKHGWQRLKWLVDIKDFPFETINADRWHGLVRQLKAGRMVSQIGFLLNYFFQINQPLFTQIPIPRLLKSYPLALIDEEVLLQRPISDGIVGIRYKFLLCNTLSYKWRAFLTSAIIPIDLFRIKSSFRIVYFIYRPYSYIKRRLNYAK, encoded by the coding sequence ATGATTAGCGAAACTTTTACCAGAGAACGACTTCATGACCGACACCGGTTGAGCCATCAGCAAATTGATGGTTTGTTGGGAGAGAACAGGAGTCGGGAATTTCTGGCTGAAAAGATGCAGGTCTTGAATAAGATTCGCTATTTTATTCAGATTGTTGACCTGTTACAGCAGAACCAAATAGGTTTTATTTGCCTGAAAGGGCCGGTGCTTTCGCAACAACTATACGGAAATCCTTCGCTTCGTCTTTCCCACGACGTAGATATTTTGCTGACAGACAGGTCGGATATGACAAAAGTCAATAGCTTGCTAACGGAACACGATTATGTGGGTGTTGATAATTTATCATGGCCGGAGGAGTTATCCCGCCAAAAGATATTGATGGATTGTGTTCATCATTTGGCATATGAGCACAAGGCAAATCAATTCATGGTGGAAATCCACTGGTCGGTTTCCGAACCTTTCCCCCTCAAGGCAAAAATATTCAGGCAGATTGCAGAAAATAACCGTCAACAAATAGCATTTGGTGGTCGTGAAGTGGCGGTCTTTGCGCCAGAACTTAATTTGTTATATCTGGTTATCCATGGCTCTAAACATGGCTGGCAACGATTGAAATGGCTGGTTGATATCAAAGATTTTCCTTTTGAGACTATTAATGCCGACAGATGGCATGGTCTCGTGAGGCAATTGAAAGCCGGGCGGATGGTGTCGCAAATCGGATTCCTATTGAATTATTTTTTTCAAATCAATCAACCTTTATTTACGCAAATTCCAATTCCCCGTTTGCTGAAATCATATCCATTGGCATTAATTGATGAGGAGGTGCTACTCCAGCGTCCTATAAGTGATGGTATTGTAGGTATAAGATACAAATTTTTGTTGTGCAATACGTTGTCTTACAAATGGCGGGCATTCCTAACATCGGCTATTATTCCGATTGATTTGTTCAGGATTAAATCTTCTTTCCGAATTGTTTACTTTATCTACCGGCCCTACAGCTATATTAAACGCAGATTGAACTATGCAAAATAG